GTTCCGGTTTCCCAGCCTGCCATGTAGGCTTCCTGCTCATCGGAAAGCCTGTCAATGGTGATTCCCATTGATCTGAGTTTCATCTCAGCAACGCCAATGTCAAGTTCGTGTGGTACAGGGTGAACTCCGTTAGGTAGCTTGTTCTCTGCAATATGCCTGACACAGAGCGCCTGGTTTGCAAAGCTCATGTCCATGACCTCTGCAGGGTGTCCGTCACCTGCTGCAAGGTTCACAAGTCTTCCATCAGCAAGCACATAAACGCGTTTCTCGCCTATCTTGTATTCCTTGATGTTGTTTCTCACAGTTCTTATAGAACCTGCCATTGCCTTGAGGTCTTCCAGGTTTATCTCAACATTGAAGTGACCTGCGTTTGCAAGGATCGCACCGTCTTTAATGACCTCGAAATCCTCTCTGTTCAGGATGTCCTTATTTCCAGTGGTCGTAAGGAAAATATCACCGATCTTTGCAGCCTCTTTCATAGGCATGACACTGTTACCGTCCATACGTGCTTCCAGCGCTCTTATCGGGTCGATCTCAGTCACAATGACATTTGCACCAAGGCCCTTTGCACGCATTGCAGCACCCTTTCCACACCAGCCGTATCCGCCGATAACAACATTCTTGCCTGCCACAAGAAGGTTGGTTGTTCTCATGATACCGTCCCACGAAGACTGTCCGGTACCATAACGGTTGTCGAAGAGGAACTTTGTCATTGCGTCATTTACTGCAATAACAGGCATCTTGAGAGCTCCATCACGTTCCATTGCCTTGAGTCTGTGGATACCTGTTGTGGTTTCCTCACAACCTCCAAGGATCTCAGGCAGAAGGTCTGTACGCTCGGTGTGAAGCTTGAAAATAAGGTCTGCGCCGTCATCGATGGTGATGTCAGGCTTCATATCAAGAACCTTGTCAATAGCCTCATAGTATTCCTCATTGCAGCAGTCATACTTTGCAAAACACTGGATGTTTTCCTTGTTGTGCAGTGCCAGTGAAACATCATCCTGTGTACTCAGCGGATTGCATCCTGTAATTGCTACCTTTGCTCCGCCGATAGCAAGTGTTTCAACAAGAGCTGCTGTCTTTGCCTCTACGTGCAGTGCCATTGCAACTTTATGACCTGCAAGAGGTTTTTCCTTTGCGAACTGTTCCCTGATGATATTGAGAACAGGCATGTGGTTAAGAACCCAGTCGATCTTCATGTTTCCGGATTCTAACATTTTAGTATCAGTCATCGTTTATCTCCAATTTTGAAATAACTTTACGTAATAGGATATCTTCCTGATTATTATACATCCAATATAAGCATAAGCTTTAAGCTCTTAATACAAAGCTTATTCTCCAATTCTCTCAAGAAGGTCTTTTGAACTCTTTATGGCAGTGTCAATAACTTCCTGCTCATTCATGGAGAGTACTTTTCCATCTTCCATGAGAACCTTACCATCAACGATGGTTGCGCAGACATCCTTGCCGCTTGCAGAATAAACAAGATGTGAAGCCACATCGTAGACAGGTGCCAGGTGAGCTTTGTTCATATCAACAATTATCATGTCAGCGTTGTAGCCTTCCTTCAATATTCCGCTGTTGATACCAAGAGCTTTTGCACCGTTGGCAGTTGCCATTTCAAGCACCTTGCGTGCAGGAAGCACAGTAGGGTCCATGGTGCTGACCTTCTGCAAAAGAGCAGCAGATCTCATTTCCTCGAACATGTCAAGGTTATTGTTGGAAGCACAGCCATCGGTTCCAAGACATACATTTGCTCCAGCATCAATGAGTTTTGCAACAGGACATATACCGGAAGCCAGTTTCATGTTACTGTTAGGATTATGGGAAATGTTCACGCCGTATTCGGCAAGTATCTTAATGTCTCCATCTGAGAGCCAGACACAGTGTGCGGCAAGCACATCAGTTCCCCAGAAATCGATTCCCTTAAGGAAATGGATAGAGCACATGCCGAAGTTCTCTTTCATATAGTTGAGCTCGGCTTCGGTCTCAAGCACGTGGATATGTAATTTCACATTATCCTTTACGGCCTGCTCTTTAACTCTTATGAGGAACTCTCTTGAACAGGTGTTAGGTGCATGCGGACCATACATTGTACTTATCCTGCCACCGGCTTTCCCGTTCCACTCTTTCACAAAAGCACTGCCAACCTCAAGTTCCCTGTCGGCTTTTCCCTTGTCTCCGAAATCTATCATTCCGTAGGAAAGCGCTGCACGGATACCGGCTTCATCAACAGCCTGAGCAACCCTGTTCTCGTGGATGTACATATCTGCAAAAGCGATGGTTCCGGAACGTATCATTTCAAGACATGCAAGTCTTGTACCTGCATAGATGTCATCGTCAGTAAGCTTTGCCTCGGCAGGCCAGATATGGTTCTGAAGCCAGTCCTGAAGCTGCATGTCATCTGCATAACCTCTGAAAAGTGTCATTCCTGCATGGCAGTGAGTGTTAACAAGTCCCGGCATAAGGACTGAGCCTTTTGCATCGATCACTTTCTTTGCAGTGCATTCTGTGGAAGTTCCAACTTCCTTAATTTTACCGCCCTCTACAACAACGACCCCGTTCTCAATGTCGCCTGCTTCCGGGTCCATTGTAAGGATATAAGCATTCTTTATGATAAGATCCGCCATTATCTCTCTCCTGATGTCTCTTCTTTAAGCTCTTCCAGATATTTGCGCATAATTGCCAGTCTCTGTTCTGCAATATCTTTAGCTGTTTGTGTATTAAGTCTTTCAGGTATTTTAAAAGGTTTCCTTTCCATGTAATCGTAAAAGCCATCAAAAGGGTCTTCGGTATAAGCGTTCATGGATGTTTCCTTAACAGTTCCAATTGTCTCTTTCAAAGCCCTTAAAGCTCCCATTGAAACAAGTGACCTGAAAATACCTACTGCGCCCAGTGCATCGATCCTGTCTGCATCCTGAAGTATCTGAGCCTCGATGGTCTCTGCCTTTATTCCACGACTGAAACGGTGGGTCAGGATACATGATGTAACATGGTCTATGAGTTCTGCTTCAGCACCATTCTCTTCAAGGAATTCACGAGCGATCTCAGCACTATATTCTGCGTGGTTGCCGCCTTCTTTGTGTTCTCTCACGATACCTACATCGTGAAGAAGTGCTGCAAGGCGTATCACCTGTAAGTCTCCACCTTCCTTTTCCTGAATTCTCACACAGGTATTCTCAACCCTTTCGATATGTGACATGTCATGGGTGCTTGGTTCATTTTCCAGCACCTGTGATACGAATTTCCGTGTGTTCTCGATCAGACGCATGTAAGTCCTTTCTCCTCTGCTTTGTTCTTCAGGTTTTCCTGCATGGTGTAAAGAGCATCGGAAATAGTTACATCATTGTTGAATGAATCCGCAACTTCCTGAAGAGCCTCCTTGCTCTGAGTTTTCATGTCCTTTGTGAACTGGATCATATTTTTGAGAGCTCTTGTGACATTATCCACGATTGTAATGTTAGCTGTCAGCGCAGTTCTGGAAAGCGGGTTCAGGTCAATTGTAATGACAGTCTTACCCATTTCAACAAGCTTCTGGCATCTGTCTCCGTCTTCAAGAGGGACCAGTACAACATCGGCACTGAATATGCCTTCCTCGTCAACGATAGCCCTGTCATGAGAAAGGTCAAGTCTCTTATCTCCCTTTCCGCCAAGGACAACACCTGCACCGTGTGCTTTCAGGTGGTCGATTATCTTGTGCACCCTGGCATCACTTCTGTGGAACAGGTTCACTTCAAGCCTTGCTCCGGTGACATCTGCAAGAGCTGCCATAAGGTCCGGCACAAGTGCAGCGGTATTGCCGTTCACAGATATTATGGCATTTTCTGCAAGAAGAAGATTAGCAACCGCTGCTCTCTCGGCAATGGCTGCAGATTTTGTGGTCTTTTCCCCTATCATGTAATCGAAAGCTTCACCGCGCCCCTGCGCCACAAGTCCCTGTTTACTTGTGATGCCGATGTTAACGCCTTCAACTATTCTTTCCCTGGTGATGAGGGATTCATACCTGGGGTGATCTTTAGGGATCTCTGTCATTCGGTCCGTTTTCTCCTTGTAATTCAATTATTTATTTATTTATTTATTTATTTTCTGGATCTATTTGCTGGTGTCCAGTATAATTCCCTGGTCAGTTGGCACGATCATTGTCTGGATTTCCTGCCCCTGCAACATCTGTATGTACTTGTAGTTTATGAGGTCAGGGTTCTTTGCAAGCTGCTCGTTGATTATCCTGAGTGCTTCAGCTTCACCGTGTGCCTGGGCAATAGTTGCATTAGCAACACCGTTTGCTTCAATTATCTTCCTTTCAGCTTCCAGTTGTTCCTTTTCCTTTACAAAGATCATTCTCTGTGCATCCTGGTCAGCCTGGAGTTTTGCTTCGATAGCTTCGGCAACTCTGGTTGGAAGTACAACATTCCTTACAAGTACCTCTTCAACAATGATGCCGTCATTATCAAGTGCATCTGCTATATTTGTGAGCATCTCTCCGGCTACAAGCTCTCTTTCTTCACCATAGACCTGCAGAGCTGTCTTGCTGGAAACAACTTCACGTATAGAAGATCTTATTGTGGGTCTTATGATCTTTTCAGCATAGTTAGTTCCAAGGGTCTGGTGAACTTTACTGACATCATCAGGGACAAGTCTGTATCTTACTGTAATGTCAAGTCCCAGTGTAAGACCTTCTGCTGTGAGTGCTTTGATCTGGTCATCTCCTATTACTTCTCCTTCATTGACCACGCCGCTCATGGTGTAAGTTTCACTCCTTACAGAGTACTTTGTCACACTTACCCACGGAGGAACGATATGCAGCCCTTCTCCAAGCTCATCATCTTCCACACCGCCGAACTGGTTGAACTTCA
The sequence above is a segment of the uncultured Methanolobus sp. genome. Coding sequences within it:
- a CDS encoding amidohydrolase family protein, whose protein sequence is MADLIIKNAYILTMDPEAGDIENGVVVVEGGKIKEVGTSTECTAKKVIDAKGSVLMPGLVNTHCHAGMTLFRGYADDMQLQDWLQNHIWPAEAKLTDDDIYAGTRLACLEMIRSGTIAFADMYIHENRVAQAVDEAGIRAALSYGMIDFGDKGKADRELEVGSAFVKEWNGKAGGRISTMYGPHAPNTCSREFLIRVKEQAVKDNVKLHIHVLETEAELNYMKENFGMCSIHFLKGIDFWGTDVLAAHCVWLSDGDIKILAEYGVNISHNPNSNMKLASGICPVAKLIDAGANVCLGTDGCASNNNLDMFEEMRSAALLQKVSTMDPTVLPARKVLEMATANGAKALGINSGILKEGYNADMIIVDMNKAHLAPVYDVASHLVYSASGKDVCATIVDGKVLMEDGKVLSMNEQEVIDTAIKSSKDLLERIGE
- a CDS encoding HD domain-containing protein; translated protein: MRLIENTRKFVSQVLENEPSTHDMSHIERVENTCVRIQEKEGGDLQVIRLAALLHDVGIVREHKEGGNHAEYSAEIAREFLEENGAEAELIDHVTSCILTHRFSRGIKAETIEAQILQDADRIDALGAVGIFRSLVSMGALRALKETIGTVKETSMNAYTEDPFDGFYDYMERKPFKIPERLNTQTAKDIAEQRLAIMRKYLEELKEETSGER
- a CDS encoding 4-phosphopantoate--beta-alanine ligase gives rise to the protein MTEIPKDHPRYESLITRERIVEGVNIGITSKQGLVAQGRGEAFDYMIGEKTTKSAAIAERAAVANLLLAENAIISVNGNTAALVPDLMAALADVTGARLEVNLFHRSDARVHKIIDHLKAHGAGVVLGGKGDKRLDLSHDRAIVDEEGIFSADVVLVPLEDGDRCQKLVEMGKTVITIDLNPLSRTALTANITIVDNVTRALKNMIQFTKDMKTQSKEALQEVADSFNNDVTISDALYTMQENLKNKAEEKGLTCV
- a CDS encoding prohibitin family protein, whose translation is MVVEGDWEPEPPKKVPELPIKDIAPIIGKISRGIVLIFVVLIVFSILFGSIFVSVGAGEVGVKFNQFGGVEDDELGEGLHIVPPWVSVTKYSVRSETYTMSGVVNEGEVIGDDQIKALTAEGLTLGLDITVRYRLVPDDVSKVHQTLGTNYAEKIIRPTIRSSIREVVSSKTALQVYGEERELVAGEMLTNIADALDNDGIIVEEVLVRNVVLPTRVAEAIEAKLQADQDAQRMIFVKEKEQLEAERKIIEANGVANATIAQAHGEAEALRIINEQLAKNPDLINYKYIQMLQGQEIQTMIVPTDQGIILDTSK